A window from Schistosoma haematobium chromosome 3, whole genome shotgun sequence encodes these proteins:
- the EMC10_1 gene encoding ER membrane protein complex subunit 10 (EggNog:ENOG410VB81~COG:S~BUSCO:EOG091G0LPW~SECRETED:SignalP(1-28)): NLRGRFIFSRSCPMLILILSFLLSPVSALDISGYTLEHRFRENGAFSQMDGTSIKSSSGVLTLVSGGHVFSTDEKQQLQESARAGYMYSVRMPAKNEEYIEASIRSCQIIASRMRLKLTVSVNDAGDPIAIHMSTPKYDCSYDISESFMNLPDLSISLALQKPKLGPSPETAKYLEKLEKQREEMARAEQSDNRSFFAKYWTYIIPAVFLFILFSSMQDPNAAGGNIGGGNQQ, from the exons AATTTGCGTGGGAGATTTATCTTCTCAAGGTCGTGCCCAATGTTAATCCTCATACTTTCGTTTTTATTGTCGCCAGTTTCA GCTTTAGATATCTCTGGTTACACGCTTGAACATAGGTTCAGGGAGA ATGGGGCTTTCAGTCAAATGGATGGAACTTCGATTAAATCATCATCTGGAGTTCTAACTTTAGTTTCCGGCGGTCACGTCTTTTCAACTGATGAAAAACAGCAGCTGCAG GAGTCTGCAAGGGCCGGGTACATGTATAGCGTTCGTATGCCTGCTAAAAACGAAGAATATATCGAAGCTTCGATTCGTTCG TGCCAAATTATTGCTTCTAGGATGAGACTAAAGCTCACAGTTAGCGTTAATGACGCCGGGGACCCAATTGCAATACATATGAGCACTCCGAAGTACGATTGCTCATATGACATTTCTGAGAGTTTTATGAACCTCCCAGATTTATCTATCAGTTTAGCATTGCAAAAACCAAAATTAGGACCAAG TCCTGAAACTGCAAAGTATCTAGAGAAACTCGAGAAGCAACGCGAAGAAATGGCTCGTGCTGAGCAAAGTGACAATCGTTCTTTCTTTGCTAAATAT TGGACCTACATTATTCCAGCAGTTTTCTTATTCATCCTGTTCTCCAGTATGCAAGATCCTAATGCAGCTGGAGGAAATATTGGGGGTGGTAATCAACAGTAG
- the EMC10_1 gene encoding ER membrane protein complex subunit 10, variant 2 (EggNog:ENOG410VB81~COG:S), whose amino-acid sequence MDGTSIKSSSGVLTLVSGGHVFSTDEKQQLQESARAGYMYSVRMPAKNEEYIEASIRSCQIIASRMRLKLTVSVNDAGDPIAIHMSTPKYDCSYDISESFMNLPDLSISLALQKPKLGPSPETAKYLEKLEKQREEMARAEQSDNRSFFAKY is encoded by the exons ATGGATGGAACTTCGATTAAATCATCATCTGGAGTTCTAACTTTAGTTTCCGGCGGTCACGTCTTTTCAACTGATGAAAAACAGCAGCTGCAG GAGTCTGCAAGGGCCGGGTACATGTATAGCGTTCGTATGCCTGCTAAAAACGAAGAATATATCGAAGCTTCGATTCGTTCG TGCCAAATTATTGCTTCTAGGATGAGACTAAAGCTCACAGTTAGCGTTAATGACGCCGGGGACCCAATTGCAATACATATGAGCACTCCGAAGTACGATTGCTCATATGACATTTCTGAGAGTTTTATGAACCTCCCAGATTTATCTATCAGTTTAGCATTGCAAAAACCAAAATTAGGACCAAG TCCTGAAACTGCAAAGTATCTAGAGAAACTCGAGAAGCAACGCGAAGAAATGGCTCGTGCTGAGCAAAGTGACAATCGTTCTTTCTTTGCTAAATAT